TTATTGATGCTAAAGGTCAAGGATTGGTATTTAGGAACAGACTTGCAAAACAATGCTAAACATTTGTAGTCATCTTAGCTAGCTGGTTATTAGTTGCTGAAGGCTAAATACTTCTAGAAAACCAATCTATTGGACTGCGAATCCCAAAAGTACGCATCCGATGTGGAAGAAGAGCAAAGAATCAACTAAATACAGGCCTATTGAAGAGAGCAGAAAATTACAGGAATATTAATGTTAGGACTGATGGATGGATTCTAAACCCCGCCAATGGAAGTGTAAATTCAAGAAGCCTCTGACATGTACTGTATAGAATGTCTGTAAGCTATTAGAAAATTCCCTGTATAAAAAGGACATCATTTCTCAGGTTTTCAGCAGGAAGAATCCTGAGAAGACAATCAAAATTTCCCTTAGTATGCATGTAGAAGTGACAAACTTTATTCGCCTCATTCCCAAACAGGCAACTATACCATGAAATCAGCACATGCTGCAACGGGAGAAATGTGAAAATTTGCTGGAAAAGTCAGCTCAACTACAGGAAGATTTATGATAGAAAATGGCTTTGCAATATCAATATGAAGCATAATATTAAAAACTTTTTCAAAATGCTTGCATCAAATCCTTACAACATGAAGCATAATATTAAACACTTCCTCAAAAGGCCTACATCAAATCGTTCCGCTTAATGATATAACTCTGAAAcaggaaaataaaatataactTGCAGCTGTTATTGAGAAGGGGAGGAAACAGTTGAGGAAATGCATAACATTTCTGGATTGCATGCATTTCCCATAAAAACAGGAATGCATAAACATGCTTGCAAACTGGTGATTTTTGAAGCCATTCCAATAGCTGTAGAAATCGGAAACAACATTATCAAAAATATGCTGTCAATAAAATTGACTTAAACGTTCTCAATTGCATTATGTATCAAAGCAAATCTCATGTGCACCATTGCGCTTGACCGTTAAAGCCTTCTATTCTATTCTCTTATTTCACAGATATAGAAATTCAATACACCCTCAATAGCTATGTGGATGTTCAAATTAGTTTGCGAAAATCTTGTcatattctttttccttttcctaaggAAATATAGGCAGCAACACTTAATTCAAGCGAAAATCTTGTCATattctttttccctttccaGAGGAAATATAGGCAGCAACACTTAATTCAAGTTACATGATCCTAAAAAGATCAAAGACCTATACTAGACAAGTTGGTAAAAGTAAACAGATAAGAATTTCTATCATGCATAATTTGCAATTCTCTGCCTAAAAATTGATTACAATCTGTTGTAAGGTGCTCCTTTGAAAAATTGGGCACCCAACTAAGAATACAAATCTTTGATTTACACAAACCAAAACACTAATGCAGGCTTGCTCATGTGTCTATATACTCTGGAGAAAGAATGGTTTTCAGAAGCTCTTTCAGATTGGCCAAAACATGGCGTGGCCCTAAACTCTTGACGCCAATATAATTCAAAAGTTGCTCTAAGTCCTACACATAGATCAAGAACACAGTTAGGGCCACTCACACAATAGGAGAACAATTAGGAAACGTGCTATCAACTTAAGCCTACAAACTTTTAAAAGCAAACCGCATTAACAAActtctcaaaaaaaaagaaacactttCACCAACATTATGATATATGGTAGTTTTAGTATTTAGATAATTAAAAGGGCTTTATCCCTAGAAACGACAGCTCCATAGTTAGAAggcaaagaaaatgcaaaagtaTAAACAATTTCCATAAGCCAAATTCGTTAAAGGATATAAGCATAACAAAActctagaaaaagaaaatgtaaagtcAATCCATCCCTACTTTTTCTCTTCAATCTCTTGATCAATGTTCAATTCACACCACAATTAATCTTCTGGCTACAAGTACACGAGCACCTTCCAGTACAATAATCACGAATAGCATCCATTCATATTCTTGAAACAAATTGTCAATCATGGTATCTTTCTTTAGTTAAACAAGATACTATTTAGTTTGTAAAagaataattttattaaatagggaaaaatactaaatttttttcttttttcaaattttagggAGAGATATTTGCCAAAATATATCTAATTTAGCAAAAAGCCAATACCAATACCAGGAATTCAGCATGTATATATTGAAATGGTGTATACAAAAGAAGCAGGAAATGTTTTGCTCCATATTTTAGAATAGCTCAGTTTGCTGAGTGATATATACTTATAGAGCTAGAAATAATTATCATGTCCTACATACTTAGCTACTTGGACCTAATTCACTTTTCACTTTGCGTATAATCAAAACACAAGACAATGAAACATAAGCAAACCTTATTGAGTAAGAATACTGCATAAGCTGCTCTTGTTGAGTCTTGCCCTTCTAAAAAGAGAGGAAACTCTACAGGCTTTGCATTTGTCAAAACTAAtgaatttgaagttgaatcAGATGACACTGGCTCAATGGAAGGTGCATAGTCGCGAATATATGACCGAGAACCTCCCAAACGCAAAGGATAACGCAAAGGAACTTGCAAATATGAAGCAATAAGTAAGACAGCCTGCAAAATGTATCAGCAAgataaattaaattatcaaacAACTACTTCATTAGCAAATTGTGCACCGGAATATTAGATGCCTAATGCACAAGAGGTAGCAATATAAATATGTTTGATACATGATTGTACAAATAAATATGTGTTATGCTGATTATACTGACAGTGAAAAAGACACAGAAAAAAGAATCGATTAAGTGTAatcaagaaaagagaaagaacacACATGTGCTATGTATCCGAGGGCCGTTGAAGATTGTTGAACTTCCTTTTTATCAGTGAAAAAACTCATCTTTGTAAAAGGAATCACAGTGAGATGGAGACCTGAAATAGTCAAGGACCCTTGATCAAGAGGTTTAGATCCAGCAGTAACACCTGAACAAATATAAAGAAACAAAGCTATTTCTCAGCATTATTCATGCCAAAGTCCTCTGACACATATTGAAAATATCAGGTGTACACATACGTATGAATGATAATTAAACAGCGTAAGGAAAAAGAGCAAGTATAGGACATTGGAATTTGACATGCCAGACTTATACAAGACTAATCATGTACACATATGAAAAATAAAGCATGTTAACTTTCTTTACTGGCAACATGGAGAACACAATCATCAAGACGTTGACCAGAATTGTTCATCAATTTCTAATCATTATTGTCAAAAATTACCAATTtctactaaaatatcaacaagGAGCAAAGTATTAACCAAACTATTTTCGAATCCGCAACTAAATGCTTCTTAATCTTTCAAGATATTGTTACAACTCCTTCCCAAGAAAAGAGGCTAACTCAACAGACCATCTACCATTTCAAAATTTATGAAGCACCTAGTCAAAACCAGGTTGACTTATATATGGAGATTGGATGCTAGCTTCATCAAACATACTCTTGATATTACCTCATTCTGAAATCAGAAAGAGAATTCCAGTTTGAAATATTACTTAATACCCAGAGAACTCCTATTTGCATCTAGACTTATCCACATCTGCAGCAAGAATGTACCAATAGATACTATATACATAAAAACTGAGCTCGCAGGACTACCACAAGACTTACTATAGAAGCATCATAAGAGCCATTACCAGATTTAATACTGCTGGTAAATGATTCCAGTTCTTGTTCATGTCGATGCCCAATTACAAACTTCACAGGGTACAGCAAAGAAACTTGCGATACCATATATTGCTGTCTCACTCTTAATGATTTTTGCAAGGTTTTGAGATGAAGATAACCTCTCTCTCCAGCAAGGGATCCATTAGCTTCCTGCATTTGACAGAATATCCAATTCTCCAggttaaaataaattaagaaCTAATCCCAAATTCATATTTCACCCAATTGGAACAGAAGGAAAATTGAGGAACAAATGCCAAACAAGAGAAAGCAATTTCCCTTTTTATCTATTCCAGCGATGGTCTGTTAAAGATGATTTGTGAACTAAAGTGACTCATAAGTTAATTGGGATAAAAAGGAACTTCAAGAAAGCAGTCAGAAACAGAAGTATGCACGTGAGTCAATTAAAGTTCAACTCTTGATCAAGCTTGACTTGCCACAAAGTAATTAAAATTCAGAACTGACAGGAGTACTGGAGCAGCACAATGGAACAACTGGGATAAAAGGCCAAAAATGAACAAGGCAGCATTAAATCCAACTAGTAAGTCCATCTAGTTCACCAAAATCTAGAAAGACAAGCATGCATGATTGTCCAGACACTTAAAACTTACTTGCAACTGCTTGCTAGCCACAGAAAGAGCTGTTCCAGCTAGTAACAGGGATCTAATCTCACTACTAAGTTGTTCTTCTTGCTTTTTAACTTTCTCTTCCGCAACTTTTGAATGCATTGACATGTTTCCCATCACCAATTTTCGAGATTCCAATTTTTCACGCATCTCATCAAGCTCATTTGACCGATTTAATGACTCAGCTTCTACCTGCAAACCAGGCTAATCAATTCAAGGCCAGAAGATTGAAAGTAAACAACAAAGCACAAAGCAGATACGGAAAGAAGAGAACTAACGCTCTTTTGCTCATTCAATTAACAAGCACTACAAAAAACAACTTAAAGCTCAGTTTTACGGTCCACATTTCATAAAGGATGAAGATTAAAGCCCCCAAGCACCAGACCAGGAAAAGATGCAAATAGCATGTCCCAGTTCCCACCAATTTACTGGTTGCTGAGTCCAGAACTCCACAGTGGAAATTTAATATATTTCGCTTACATCATAAATATCATACGAATTCCTGAAACACTGTGTCTTTGCTGGTAGGAATAGAAAACACCAATTGAAGCTATTGCTCTTTCCAATAGGATTGATGAGTTGTATTCTTAGAGACAAATATTTTGTAATTCATCCACAACTCCTTCCTCATCCCCactaaaaaaaaacccaaaaaaaaattccatgaTTGCCATCTGGATATTGGCCATTTGAAACGCTGAATTTTTTTTGGCTCCATTTGTTTTACCTTTTTCCAGATAACAATTCAGCATTTCTCCACCAACATATGAGTAGAGCACATAATAATCAGAAAAGCTTATGACTCCATCACACCAAATGCTTTGACCAAAAAGGACAAGTTAATTCATAGATATATCATTTAATTATTACTTCACAGCTTTAAATTAAAGAACAGCACAACAAATGCACATGTTAACCTTCACTTTTCAAATGCCCTTCTAAATCACTTATCCTCTGTTTCACTCCTTGCATTTTCTCATTAAACacaatcaaaattgaaatttctatTTCCAGCCAACAAACCAAAGGGCTAAACAATTGCTGCCATTATGTTGCAGCATGTAAAGGTACCCTTCTATCAACTCAGATTATATCTGTTCATCTGCACATCCGTAGATCATATAGAATTAGGTTAAACTCAAGCATGCTCAAACCTTCATTTAGTTCATCTACATGTAGGCTTAGTTCTCCCCTCCTCTCCAGTCTCCTCAATCAACAAACATCAAACTAAAGG
This region of Coffea arabica cultivar ET-39 chromosome 3c, Coffea Arabica ET-39 HiFi, whole genome shotgun sequence genomic DNA includes:
- the LOC113734460 gene encoding vacuolar protein sorting 38-like isoform X2, producing the protein MDSKKKMPNSVAEEEKEKDKEVKIDEGNAKLIEWEDYQQELARFCSLTSALNEAKQKKLVLQQKLQSLIQVEAESLNRSNELDEMREKLESRKLVMGNMSMHSKVAEEKVKKQEEQLSSEIRSLLLAGTALSVASKQLQEANGSLAGERGYLHLKTLQKSLRVRQQYMVSQVSLLYPVKFVIGHRHEQELESFTSSIKSGLHLTVIPFTKMSFFTDKKEVQQSSTALGYIAHAVLLIASYLQVPLRYPLRLGGSRSYIRDYAPSIEPVSSDSTSNSLVLTNAKPVEFPLFLEGQDSTRAAYAVFLLNKLLEWLQKSPVCKHVYAFLFLWEMHAIQKCYAFPQLFPPLLNNSCKLYFIFLFQSYIIKRNDLM
- the LOC113734460 gene encoding vacuolar protein sorting 38-like isoform X1 encodes the protein MDSKKKMPNSVAEEEKEKDKEVKIDEGNAKLIEWEDYQQELARFCSLTSALNEAKQKKLVLQQKLQSLIQVEAESLNRSNELDEMREKLESRKLVMGNMSMHSKVAEEKVKKQEEQLSSEIRSLLLAGTALSVASKQLQEANGSLAGERGYLHLKTLQKSLRVRQQYMVSQVSLLYPVKFVIGHRHEQELESFTSSIKSGVTAGSKPLDQGSLTISGLHLTVIPFTKMSFFTDKKEVQQSSTALGYIAHAVLLIASYLQVPLRYPLRLGGSRSYIRDYAPSIEPVSSDSTSNSLVLTNAKPVEFPLFLEGQDSTRAAYAVFLLNKLLEWLQKSPVCKHVYAFLFLWEMHAIQKCYAFPQLFPPLLNNSCKLYFIFLFQSYIIKRNDLM
- the LOC113734460 gene encoding vacuolar protein sorting 38-like isoform X3, encoding MDSKKKMPNSVAEEEKEKDKEVKIDEGNAKLIEWEDYQQELARFCSLTSALNEAKQKKLVLQQKLQSLIQVEAESLNRSNELDEMREKLESRKLVMGNMSMHSKVAEEKVKKQEEQLSSEIRSLLLAGTALSVASKQLQEANGSLAGERGYLHLKTLQKSLRVRQQYMVSQVSLLYPVKFVIGHRHEQELESFTSSIKSGVTAGSKPLDQGSLTISGLHLTVIPFTKMSFFTDKKEVQQSSTALGYIAHAVLLIASYLQVPLRYPLRLGGSRSYIRDYAPSIEPVSSDSTSNSLVLTNAKPVEFPLFLEGQDSTRAAYAVFLLNKDLEQLLNYIGVKSLGPRHVLANLKELLKTILSPEYIDT